One part of the Lotus japonicus ecotype B-129 chromosome 2, LjGifu_v1.2 genome encodes these proteins:
- the LOC130738837 gene encoding uncharacterized protein LOC130738837 isoform X2 — MILTNNIATAFPCSHRPQTDPNRQTRFHFRRPVRSAASNGVHWERKGDKHRSICTADELHRVSVSNSDWKLALWRYLPSPKSSFARYMSAQGFDTWTLELRGAGLSTKGDSLVEDEECLKNLYGIDSAINDELVTKSEEVRPTTRLMEIFTRASDRLAGFLHGDLSKGRQNSAVVSQVKDFNQRLRTIFEGQKFFPAPILELQDRFTATLEEFQEQLELIVKYDWDFDHYLEEDIPAAMEYIRAQCQPRDGKLLAIGHSMGGILLYAKLSRSCFDGKDSQLASVVTLGSSLDYTPSRSSLKLLLPLAKPAQALNIPVVPLGPLMATTYPLTNSAPFALSWLISQISAQDMMDQKLLEKLVMNNFCTVPCKLLLQLKTAFYKGGLRDRSGTFFYKDHLHKSKVPVLAVAGDQDLICPPEAVYETVKLIPEELVTYKVFGESGGPHYAHYDLVGGRLAAEQLYPCITEFLIHHDMAPV; from the exons aTGATTCTTACTAACAACATTGCCACCGCATTCCCCTGTTCCCACCGGCCACAAACCGACCCGAACCGCCAAACCCGTTTTCACTTCCGGCGGCCGGTGAGGTCTGCGGCGTCCAACGGCGTGCATTGGGAGAGGAAGGGCGACAAGCACCGATCAATATGCACCGCCGATGAGCTTCACCGCGTATCTGTTTCCAACTCCGATTGGAAGCTTGCTCTGTGGCGCTACCTTCCTTCTCCCAAG TCTTCATTTGCCCGGTACATGTCGGCGCAAGGATTTGATACGTGGACTCTTGAGCTTCGAGGAGCTGGGTTGAGCACAAAAGGAGACAGTTTAGTGGAAGATGAAGAGTGCCTCAAGAATTTGTATGGAATAGATTCTGCAATTAATGATG AGTTAGTAACTAAATCAGAAGAAGTACGGCCAACAACGAGGTTGATGGAGATTTTTACAAGGGCATCTGATAGGCTTGCAGGCTTTCTCCATGGAG ATTTATCTAAAGGGAGACAAAATTCTGCAGTTGTTAGTCAAGTCAAGGATTTCAATCAGAGACTTCGAACTATTTTTGAAGGTCAAAAGTTTTTCCCAGCACCGATTTTAGAGTTGCAAGACCGTTTTACTGCCACTTTAGAAGAATTTCAGGAACAGCTTGAGCTGATTGTTAAGTATGATTGGGACTTTGACCATTATCTGGAAGAGGATATACCTGCTGCG ATGGAGTACATAAGGGCTCAATGCCAACCAAGGGATGGAAAGTTGCTGGCAATTGGTCACTCAATGGGTGGTATCTTGTTGTATGCAAAGCTCTCACGTTCTT GTTTTGATGGAAAGGATTCTCAGTTGGCATCAGTTGTTACTTTAGGATCATCACTTGACTATACTCCTTCAAGATCATCTCTCAAGTTGCTTTTACCTCTGGCAA AACCTGCTCAGGCTTTAAACATTCCTGTTGTTCCACTTGGACCATTGATGGCTACTACTTATCCTCTTACGAACAGTGCTCCATTTGCTCTATCTTGGCTAATTTCTCAGATTTCAGCTCAAGACATGATGGATCAAAAGTTGCTTGAGAAGCTTGTTATGAACAACTTCT GTACTGTACCTTGTAAGCTTCTCTTGCAGTTAAAAACAGCCTTCTATAAAGGTGGTTTACGTGACAGGAGCGGAACATTCTTCTACAAGGACCATCTGCACAAAAGTAAAGTTCCTGTTTTAGCAGTTGCTGGTGACCAAGACTTAATTTGTCCTCCCGAAGCTGTATACG AAACGGTGAAGCTTATTCCTGAGGAACTGGTTACATACAAAGTCTTTGGGGAGTCTGGAGGTCCACACTATGCTCACTATGACTTAGTGGGTGGTCGTTtg GCAGCAGAACAACTGTATCCATGTATAACCGAATTTCTCATTCATCATGACATGGCCCCTGTATAA
- the LOC130738837 gene encoding uncharacterized protein LOC130738837 isoform X1 produces MILTNNIATAFPCSHRPQTDPNRQTRFHFRRPVRSAASNGVHWERKGDKHRSICTADELHRVSVSNSDWKLALWRYLPSPKAPLRNHPLLLLSGVATNAIGYDLSPESSFARYMSAQGFDTWTLELRGAGLSTKGDSLVEDEECLKNLYGIDSAINDELVTKSEEVRPTTRLMEIFTRASDRLAGFLHGDLSKGRQNSAVVSQVKDFNQRLRTIFEGQKFFPAPILELQDRFTATLEEFQEQLELIVKYDWDFDHYLEEDIPAAMEYIRAQCQPRDGKLLAIGHSMGGILLYAKLSRSCFDGKDSQLASVVTLGSSLDYTPSRSSLKLLLPLAKPAQALNIPVVPLGPLMATTYPLTNSAPFALSWLISQISAQDMMDQKLLEKLVMNNFCTVPCKLLLQLKTAFYKGGLRDRSGTFFYKDHLHKSKVPVLAVAGDQDLICPPEAVYETVKLIPEELVTYKVFGESGGPHYAHYDLVGGRLAAEQLYPCITEFLIHHDMAPV; encoded by the exons aTGATTCTTACTAACAACATTGCCACCGCATTCCCCTGTTCCCACCGGCCACAAACCGACCCGAACCGCCAAACCCGTTTTCACTTCCGGCGGCCGGTGAGGTCTGCGGCGTCCAACGGCGTGCATTGGGAGAGGAAGGGCGACAAGCACCGATCAATATGCACCGCCGATGAGCTTCACCGCGTATCTGTTTCCAACTCCGATTGGAAGCTTGCTCTGTGGCGCTACCTTCCTTCTCCCAAG GCCCCTTTGAGGAATCACCCGCTTTTGTTGTTGTCAGGGGTTGCAACCAATGCTATTGGTTATGATCTTTCCCCTGAG TCTTCATTTGCCCGGTACATGTCGGCGCAAGGATTTGATACGTGGACTCTTGAGCTTCGAGGAGCTGGGTTGAGCACAAAAGGAGACAGTTTAGTGGAAGATGAAGAGTGCCTCAAGAATTTGTATGGAATAGATTCTGCAATTAATGATG AGTTAGTAACTAAATCAGAAGAAGTACGGCCAACAACGAGGTTGATGGAGATTTTTACAAGGGCATCTGATAGGCTTGCAGGCTTTCTCCATGGAG ATTTATCTAAAGGGAGACAAAATTCTGCAGTTGTTAGTCAAGTCAAGGATTTCAATCAGAGACTTCGAACTATTTTTGAAGGTCAAAAGTTTTTCCCAGCACCGATTTTAGAGTTGCAAGACCGTTTTACTGCCACTTTAGAAGAATTTCAGGAACAGCTTGAGCTGATTGTTAAGTATGATTGGGACTTTGACCATTATCTGGAAGAGGATATACCTGCTGCG ATGGAGTACATAAGGGCTCAATGCCAACCAAGGGATGGAAAGTTGCTGGCAATTGGTCACTCAATGGGTGGTATCTTGTTGTATGCAAAGCTCTCACGTTCTT GTTTTGATGGAAAGGATTCTCAGTTGGCATCAGTTGTTACTTTAGGATCATCACTTGACTATACTCCTTCAAGATCATCTCTCAAGTTGCTTTTACCTCTGGCAA AACCTGCTCAGGCTTTAAACATTCCTGTTGTTCCACTTGGACCATTGATGGCTACTACTTATCCTCTTACGAACAGTGCTCCATTTGCTCTATCTTGGCTAATTTCTCAGATTTCAGCTCAAGACATGATGGATCAAAAGTTGCTTGAGAAGCTTGTTATGAACAACTTCT GTACTGTACCTTGTAAGCTTCTCTTGCAGTTAAAAACAGCCTTCTATAAAGGTGGTTTACGTGACAGGAGCGGAACATTCTTCTACAAGGACCATCTGCACAAAAGTAAAGTTCCTGTTTTAGCAGTTGCTGGTGACCAAGACTTAATTTGTCCTCCCGAAGCTGTATACG AAACGGTGAAGCTTATTCCTGAGGAACTGGTTACATACAAAGTCTTTGGGGAGTCTGGAGGTCCACACTATGCTCACTATGACTTAGTGGGTGGTCGTTtg GCAGCAGAACAACTGTATCCATGTATAACCGAATTTCTCATTCATCATGACATGGCCCCTGTATAA
- the LOC130738838 gene encoding uncharacterized protein LOC130738838, which translates to MPVVTQHIKWRRPRSHFRQRISETDPSPQLSPITQSTRCKSTISSLLSTFSTISNETTHDSGQNRKQRKNTTNSNSNGNSSAGTFRGLGCTAGASQQVSVPAVIRSSADWQAKKTRKKKLRKNSDRNNRTECPCHGSATCVDFQDVWCSPGIGSVDCVVARKNVSSRLKLDAERITHRERPSYLARRMVNPESISFLDDDSDVFPIRPARFYRHNIPHPSADHLAEIVKIQGRLMGGRLNSHDQFRDWRLDIDNMSYEQLLELGEKIGYVNTGVKEDEMELNIRKLKLFISNDTSKHQLDRKCTICQEEYESDDELGKLKCEHCFHFQCIKQWLVLKNFCPVCKQEVVVRH; encoded by the exons ATGCCTGTTGTTACTCAACACATCAAATGGAGAAGACCCAGAAGCCATTTCAGGCAAAGAATTTCAGAAACTGATCCAAGTCCACAGCTCTCTCCAATAACCCAATCCACTCGCTGCAAATCCACCATTTCCTCTCTCCTCTCAACTTTCTCCACCATCTCCAATGAAACCACTCATGACAGTGGCCAGAACAGGAAGCAGAGGAAGAACACcaccaacagcaacagcaatggCAATTCCTCTGCAGGAACCTTCAGAGGGCTCGGTTGCACCGCCGGTGCGTCCCAGCAGGTGTCGGTGCCGGCGGTGATTCGATCCTCCGCAGACTGGCAAGCAAAGAAGACCAGGAAAAAGAAGCTCAGGAAGAATAGTGACAGAAACAACAGAACAGAGTGTCCATGTCATGGCTCTGCCACCTGTGTGGATTTTCAGGATGTTTGGTGTAGCCCCGGAATTGGGTCTGTGGATTGTGTTGTGGCCAGGAAGAATGTGTCTTCAAGACTAAAACTTGATGCAGAGAGAATCACACACAGGGAG CGTCCATCCTATTTGGCAAGGCGCATGGTAAACCCAGAAAGTATCTCATTTTTGGATGATGATTCTGACGTTTTCCCAATACGCCCTGCTAGATTCTATCGCCACAACATTCCACATCcttctgctgatcatcttgctGAG ATAGTGAAAATTCAAGGAAGACTGATGGGGGGAAGATTGAATTCACATGATCAATTTAGAGACTGGAGACTTGATATTGATAACATGTCCTATGAG CAATTGCTTGAGCTGGGTGAGAAAATTGGGTATGTGAACACGGGAGTTAAAGAAGATGAGATGGAACTCAATATAAGGAAACTTAAGCTTTTCATTTCAAATGATACATCAAAACATCAACTAGACAGAAAGTGCACCATTTGTCAG GAGGAGTATGAGTCAGATGATGAGCTGGGGAAGTTGAAATGTGAACACTGCTTTCACTTTCAGTGCATAAAACAATGGCTAGTGCTTAAAAACTTCTGCCCTGTATGCAAGCAAGAAGTTGTGGTTCGACACTGA